TGCCGATTGCGCCGCGCGATGATGACGGGATCGCTCGTTGCGCCCTCGACGCCCTGATTCCACGAGTAGTTCGGCTCGTGGCCGTCCTTGTTGTCCTCGCCGTTCTTCTGGTTGTGGCGCGAGTTGTAGGAGACGACGTCCTGCAGCGTGAAGCCGTCGTGCGAGGCGACATATTGCACGCTGGCCCACGGCTTGCGGCCGGAATGGTTGAAGATGTCGGACGAGCCGGAGAGCCGGCTCGCCATGCCCGGCATCTGGCCCTGGTCGCCGCGCCAGAACGCGCGGATCGTGTCGCGGAAGCGGTCGTTCCAGTCGCCCCAGCCGGTCGGGAAGCCGCCGACGCGGTAGCCGCCGGCGCCGAGATCCCAGGCCTCGGCGATCAGCTTGACGCGCGAGAGCACGGGGTCCTGCTGGATCGCCTGCAGGAAGCCGGAGCGATGCGAGACGTCGAACGGCTCGCGGATCAGCGCCGGCGCTAGATCGAAGCGGAAGCCGTCGACATGGTAGGCCTCGACCCAGTGGCGAAGGCTGTCCAGAACGAGCTGCAGCACGCGCGGATGCGAGACGTCGAGCGTGTTGCCGCAGCCCGTGCAGTCCCAGTAGTGGCGGGGATTGTCGGGCACGAGCTTGTAGTAGGACTTGTTGTCGACGCCGCGGAAGGACAGCGTCGGCCCGAGGTTGTGGCCCTCGCAGGTGTGATTGTAGACGACGTCGAGCAGCACCTCGATGCCGGCCGAATGCAGCGCCGCGATCGCCGCGCGCAGGCCCGTCGCGCCGTCGGGGCCGAAGTAGCGCGGCTCGGGCGCGAAATAGCCCAGCGTCGAGTAGCCCCAGTAGTTGACGAGCCCCTTGTCGAACAGGAAGCGGTCGTCGGCGAAGGACTGGATCGGCAAGAGCTCGACGGCGGTGATGCCGAGCTTGACGAGATGCTCGATCACCACGGGATGCCCGAGCGCCGTATAGGTCCCGCGCACCGGCCCCTCGATCTCGGGATGCAGCTCGGTGAAGCCCTTGACGTGCGCCTCGTAGATCAGCGTGTCGCGCCAGGGCACGCTCGGCTTTTCGTCATGGCCCCAGGTGATCGCCGGGTCCTCGACGACGGCCTTCGGCACGTAAGGTGCGGAATCGCGACGATCGATCGTGAGGTCGCCGCGCGGCGCGCCGACACGGAAGCCGTAGACCGCGTCGTGCCAGCGGATGCGCCCGGCGATCTGCCGGGCATAGGGGTCGAGCACCAGCTTCTGCGGGTTGAAGCGATGGCCAGAGCCCGGCTCGTAGGGCCCATGCACGCGGTAGCCGTAGAGCTGGCCCGGGCGCAGGCCCTTCACGTAACCGTGCCACACCTGGTTGGTGCAGCAGGGCAGCAGATACTTTTGCGTCTCGACGCGGCCCTTGTCGTCGAAGAGGCACAGCTCGACCGCGGTGGCGTGCGCGGAGAACAGGGCGAAGTTGACGCCCTGGCCGTCCCACGTCGCGCCGAGGGGGAGATGCTCCCCTTCGCTCAGCTCGTGCATACGGATCGGATCAGCTTCTGGCCGTGGAAGGCGCCCAATGGCTGCCGCGCCGGCGCAGGTCGATCGGCGACTCGATCGCCGCGTCCGGCGCCTTGATCTCGGGCGCCCCGCCGATCTTCAGCTCGTCGAGGAAGGTCTTGCACCAGTTGTCGACGTCGTTGGTCTCGATCGTCGCCATCATCGCCTCCCAGCGCTCGATGCGCTCGCGACGCGGCATCTCGAAGGCCCGCTGGATGGCCGAGGCGGTCTCCTCGAGATTGTAGGGATTGACGATCAGCGCCTGGTCGAGCTCGTGCACGGCGCCGGCGAAGCGCGACAGCACGATCACGCCGGGATCCTCGGGATCCTGCGCGGCGACATATTCCTTGGCGACGAGGTTCATGCCGTCGCGCAGCGGCGTGACGAGGCCGACCTTAGCGAGCCGGTAGAGCCCGGCGAGCACGGTGCGCGGCAGCGCCTTGTTGACGTAGCGCACGGGCGTCCAGTCGACGTCGCCGAGGCGGCCGTTGACGTGCCCGACATGCTCGGCGACCTCGCGCTGCATCTCGGCGTATTCCGGCACCTCCGAGCGCGACTTCGGCGTCACCTGCAGCAGCGTGACGCGCGCCTTCATCGCGGCATGCGACTTCTCGACGAAGGTCGCGAAGGAATCGATGCGCTCGCGGATGCCCTTCGAGTAATCGAGCCGGTCGACGCCGATGACGAGCGGATGGCCCTCGAGGCTCTGCACCATGCGCTTGACGAGCGGGTTGCGCTCGGCGGTGCGCGCCTCGTCGGCGAACGCTGCGGTCTCGATCGAGATCGGGAAGGCGGTCGCGCGGAACTTGCGGCCGAAGGCGTGCAGCCAGTCGCCAGCCGCCGCGACGCCGGCCTTGGCGCGGGTGATGCAGTTGCGGAAATTTTCGGCATCGACCGGCGTCTGGAAGCCGATCAGATCGTAGGCCGCGAAGCACTTGAGGATGCGGTCGTACGCCGGGATCGCGGCGGCGATGTCCGAGGGCGGCCAGGGGATGTGGTAGAAGAAGCCGATCTTGTTCGAGAACCCGAGGTCGCGCAGGAACTGCGCCATCGGGATGAAATGATAGTCCTGGATCCAGATGACGTCGGTCGGCTTCAGGAGCCGGGCGAGGCGGCGGGCGAACTGCTCGTTGACGCGAAAGTAGGCGTTGACGTCGCGCCGCGAGAGGTCGGCGAGGTCGAGCCGATAGTGGCAGACCGGCCAAAGCACCCGGTTGGCGAAGCCGTGATAATATTCGTCGATGTCGCGGCGCGTGAGATCGGCGACGGCGTAGTCGACGTTGCCATGTGTCTGCTCGTGCAGCTGCGGCTCGGGCTCGGTCGCCGTCTTGCCGGACC
This Beijerinckiaceae bacterium RH AL1 DNA region includes the following protein-coding sequences:
- the glgX_2 gene encoding glycogen debranching enzyme (ID:RHAL1_02685;~source:Prodigal:2.6), whose protein sequence is MHELSEGEHLPLGATWDGQGVNFALFSAHATAVELCLFDDKGRVETQKYLLPCCTNQVWHGYVKGLRPGQLYGYRVHGPYEPGSGHRFNPQKLVLDPYARQIAGRIRWHDAVYGFRVGAPRGDLTIDRRDSAPYVPKAVVEDPAITWGHDEKPSVPWRDTLIYEAHVKGFTELHPEIEGPVRGTYTALGHPVVIEHLVKLGITAVELLPIQSFADDRFLFDKGLVNYWGYSTLGYFAPEPRYFGPDGATGLRAAIAALHSAGIEVLLDVVYNHTCEGHNLGPTLSFRGVDNKSYYKLVPDNPRHYWDCTGCGNTLDVSHPRVLQLVLDSLRHWVEAYHVDGFRFDLAPALIREPFDVSHRSGFLQAIQQDPVLSRVKLIAEAWDLGAGGYRVGGFPTGWGDWNDRFRDTIRAFWRGDQGQMPGMASRLSGSSDIFNHSGRKPWASVQYVASHDGFTLQDVVSYNSRHNQKNGEDNKDGHEPNYSWNQGVEGATSDPVIIARRNRQKRNLLATSILAIGTPMLLMGDELSRSQGGNNNAYCQDNETSWLDWTDRTDPDLLDYVRNLVALRKSHEVFRRLEFFTGQVIEETGLKDVYWLAADGRELVGDTWGDAERRTLGMQIGNYGAPHERILLLFNAAGVDVDFVLPPGFPCGSFKPVFESTRAKGLSDPAANSVLPGEAFRLMSRSFVLLQHET
- the otsA gene encoding Trehalose-6-phosphate synthase (ID:RHAL1_02686;~source:Prodigal:2.6) yields the protein MTDFGIMKEAAALEESKRSGRLVVVSNRVPVPTPGASTAGGLAVALGAALERTGGLWFGWSGKTATEPEPQLHEQTHGNVDYAVADLTRRDIDEYYHGFANRVLWPVCHYRLDLADLSRRDVNAYFRVNEQFARRLARLLKPTDVIWIQDYHFIPMAQFLRDLGFSNKIGFFYHIPWPPSDIAAAIPAYDRILKCFAAYDLIGFQTPVDAENFRNCITRAKAGVAAAGDWLHAFGRKFRATAFPISIETAAFADEARTAERNPLVKRMVQSLEGHPLVIGVDRLDYSKGIRERIDSFATFVEKSHAAMKARVTLLQVTPKSRSEVPEYAEMQREVAEHVGHVNGRLGDVDWTPVRYVNKALPRTVLAGLYRLAKVGLVTPLRDGMNLVAKEYVAAQDPEDPGVIVLSRFAGAVHELDQALIVNPYNLEETASAIQRAFEMPRRERIERWEAMMATIETNDVDNWCKTFLDELKIGGAPEIKAPDAAIESPIDLRRRGSHWAPSTARS